The following proteins are encoded in a genomic region of Sorangiineae bacterium MSr12523:
- a CDS encoding lysophospholipase, with amino-acid sequence MRPPFTEEIEIRTSDGVSLRATAQEPILRARGTVLLAHAEFASRQSFLRDGRGLASFLTGQGFRTLAFDFRGHGESASRSEVTYDAFIQHDLAAVAECARARWKGPLAVVGHALGGHVALAARGIGVLDADAIVAVATNVWLPRFEPSLLRWQAKRAAMAYVASMIEARGHFPARALGLGTDDESASVMAAAVRASREGTWTSDDGAIDYVRALSNVRIPVLAIASKADKLRCVPECAERMLERTAGIRDMQVIADDDRGGPAPGHMSLVTGRRSSHVWEAIAAWLLRGFRV; translated from the coding sequence GTGAGACCACCCTTCACCGAAGAAATCGAGATCCGCACCTCCGACGGGGTCTCGCTTCGCGCCACCGCGCAGGAGCCGATCCTGCGGGCGCGCGGCACCGTCCTTTTGGCACACGCGGAGTTCGCCTCGCGGCAGTCGTTCCTGCGTGACGGACGGGGGCTCGCCTCGTTCCTCACCGGGCAGGGATTCCGCACCCTGGCGTTCGACTTTCGCGGCCACGGGGAGAGCGCTTCTCGAAGCGAGGTCACGTACGACGCGTTCATCCAGCACGATCTCGCGGCCGTCGCCGAGTGCGCGCGGGCACGCTGGAAAGGGCCGCTCGCCGTCGTTGGTCACGCGCTCGGAGGCCACGTTGCGCTCGCCGCCCGCGGCATCGGGGTCCTCGACGCCGATGCCATCGTCGCCGTCGCCACCAACGTGTGGCTCCCTCGCTTCGAACCGTCGTTGCTCAGGTGGCAAGCCAAGCGCGCGGCCATGGCCTACGTGGCGAGCATGATCGAGGCCCGCGGGCACTTCCCCGCGCGTGCGTTGGGGCTCGGCACCGACGACGAGTCGGCAAGCGTGATGGCCGCCGCCGTGCGCGCCAGCCGCGAGGGCACGTGGACGAGCGACGACGGGGCCATCGACTACGTGCGCGCACTTTCCAACGTGCGCATCCCCGTGCTCGCCATCGCCAGCAAGGCCGACAAGCTTCGCTGCGTCCCCGAGTGCGCGGAGCGCATGCTGGAGCGCACCGCCGGCATCAGAGACATGCAAGTCATCGCAGACGACGATCGAGGCGGCCCCGCGCCGGGGCACATGTCCCTCGTCACCGGCCGCCGCTCGTCCCACGTGTGGGAAGCCATCGCGGCCTGGCTTCTTCGAGGGTTCAGGGTTTAG
- a CDS encoding arginine N-succinyltransferase translates to MPAFEIRGALASDEDELLELAHHLNTVNLPFSRDAIAHLLDLAQKSFTGEIKDAKRREYVFVLVDREKQRIIGTSMIIAQLGRRDAPYIYLDVIDEERYSATLDRHFKHTVLSIGYSYNGPTEIGGLVLLPEYRRFPERLGQFISYVRFLFIKLHREAFRDELLAELLPPLEADGTSHLWDALGRHFTDLSYAEADVLSKQNKEFIRGLFPEGTFYASLLPKQAQDVIGKVGSQTRGVEKMLRRIGFRYAERVDPFDGGPHFTAPTDEVSLVQRSGTVVVKAIGEDALRTKNRSIVSVQSAEPPYFRAVLAHWDAQSGTLEADAATHLDVSVGGEIGVLSLD, encoded by the coding sequence ATGCCGGCCTTCGAGATCCGCGGTGCCCTCGCCTCCGATGAGGACGAACTCCTCGAGCTGGCGCATCACCTGAACACGGTCAATCTGCCCTTCAGCCGCGATGCCATCGCGCACCTGCTGGACCTGGCGCAGAAGAGTTTCACCGGTGAAATCAAGGACGCGAAGCGCCGCGAGTACGTCTTCGTCCTCGTCGATCGCGAGAAGCAACGCATCATCGGCACCTCGATGATCATTGCTCAGCTCGGGCGCAGGGATGCACCGTACATCTACCTCGACGTCATCGACGAGGAACGCTACTCGGCCACGTTGGACCGGCATTTCAAGCACACGGTGCTCTCCATCGGCTACTCGTACAACGGCCCGACGGAGATCGGCGGCCTGGTGCTTCTCCCCGAGTACCGCCGCTTTCCGGAGCGGCTCGGGCAATTCATCTCGTACGTGCGCTTCCTCTTCATCAAACTGCACCGCGAGGCCTTCCGCGACGAGCTTCTCGCCGAGCTTCTCCCGCCCCTCGAGGCCGACGGCACCTCGCACCTCTGGGATGCTCTGGGCCGGCATTTTACCGACCTGAGCTACGCCGAGGCCGACGTTTTGTCCAAGCAAAACAAGGAGTTCATTCGGGGACTCTTCCCGGAGGGGACCTTCTACGCGTCGCTCCTGCCGAAGCAGGCGCAGGACGTCATCGGCAAGGTGGGCTCGCAGACCCGCGGGGTCGAGAAGATGCTCCGCCGCATCGGTTTCCGCTACGCCGAACGCGTGGATCCGTTCGATGGCGGGCCGCATTTCACGGCGCCCACGGATGAAGTCAGCCTGGTGCAGCGCTCGGGCACCGTGGTGGTGAAGGCCATCGGCGAAGATGCGCTGCGCACGAAAAATCGATCGATCGTGTCGGTGCAGTCGGCGGAGCCGCCGTACTTCCGCGCCGTGCTCGCGCACTGGGATGCCCAATCCGGCACCCTGGAGGCCGACGCCGCGACGCACCTCGACGTCTCGGTGGGCGGCGAGATCGGCGTGCTCTCGCTGGATTGA
- a CDS encoding TonB C-terminal domain-containing protein, with translation MLPTDRRTSWLVWLVVIAAAVHLHWDAAQGGKWVANAHLDRVALEDLGEKVRERVRSSQVPQEFVIDTGTKPDENPEEPPPPPEPEKKKEKDKEKEKVAAATPPKKDAPKPEEKKIAIVEKKEEAKVTPPPKALDDKRIAVKQHVKPDQEDNPNAKFVGDEANKVDQESVATQTSHDQDDPNPTPGGNHPGADPRMGDSEKNKIAESEEHAGEKNRAPGEKGTEFTVQPMPPPEKPMGPTASQGPSSQVPPQSGGDGQPSQNAQGQALPGGGVNSPDVVSSQGGSWSFNPIRPGATAGIPMHPGQQNSNNKGRGQSGVQMLGLGGKAGPGQVNLNLNQQGVIAVVGQDQLRKERLADGERRKSEHRGSWVASNFERWRSAIENYVTSVKPGNTTALNTAKVPFATYLVSMHNRIHPIFADNFLGSLDSLPPSHPMNDQKLVTRLEIVLTKEGQLHHMGVVKTSGITAFDIAALDSVQRASPFGTAPSAIVSPDGRVYLHWEFHRDDYACSTINARPFMLSTPPSSPPEDPTPSPLPRPRPNEGPPQGNTPDTRQGFFLPPTRMGTSG, from the coding sequence ATGTTGCCGACGGATCGCCGAACCTCATGGTTGGTCTGGCTGGTGGTGATCGCCGCCGCCGTCCACCTCCATTGGGACGCGGCCCAGGGCGGCAAATGGGTCGCGAATGCCCATCTGGATCGCGTGGCCCTGGAAGATCTCGGTGAGAAGGTCCGAGAGCGCGTGCGCTCCAGCCAGGTACCGCAGGAGTTCGTCATCGATACGGGCACCAAACCCGACGAGAACCCCGAGGAGCCGCCTCCGCCGCCCGAGCCCGAGAAGAAGAAGGAAAAGGACAAAGAGAAGGAAAAGGTCGCCGCGGCCACGCCCCCGAAGAAGGACGCGCCCAAGCCCGAGGAAAAGAAGATCGCGATCGTCGAGAAGAAGGAGGAGGCCAAGGTCACGCCTCCTCCGAAGGCGCTCGACGACAAGCGCATCGCGGTGAAGCAGCACGTCAAACCCGACCAGGAGGACAACCCCAACGCGAAATTCGTCGGGGACGAGGCCAACAAGGTCGATCAGGAATCGGTGGCGACGCAAACGTCGCACGATCAGGACGATCCGAACCCCACGCCGGGGGGCAACCATCCGGGGGCCGACCCCAGGATGGGCGACAGCGAGAAGAACAAAATCGCCGAGAGCGAAGAGCACGCGGGCGAGAAAAACCGCGCGCCGGGCGAGAAGGGCACCGAGTTCACCGTCCAACCGATGCCGCCGCCGGAAAAGCCCATGGGGCCGACCGCATCGCAGGGGCCGTCGTCGCAGGTGCCGCCGCAGTCGGGCGGTGACGGGCAACCGTCGCAGAATGCGCAGGGGCAGGCGTTGCCCGGCGGCGGTGTGAATTCGCCGGACGTGGTGAGCTCGCAGGGTGGAAGCTGGTCGTTCAACCCGATTCGGCCGGGGGCCACGGCGGGCATTCCGATGCACCCCGGGCAGCAGAACTCGAACAACAAGGGGCGTGGTCAGAGCGGTGTGCAGATGCTCGGCCTCGGCGGAAAGGCCGGACCGGGGCAGGTGAATTTGAACCTGAACCAGCAAGGCGTGATTGCCGTGGTAGGGCAGGATCAACTGCGCAAGGAGCGCCTGGCCGACGGCGAGCGGCGCAAGAGCGAGCACCGTGGCTCGTGGGTGGCGTCCAACTTCGAGCGGTGGCGGAGCGCCATCGAGAACTACGTGACGTCGGTGAAGCCGGGAAACACGACCGCGCTCAATACGGCCAAGGTGCCCTTCGCGACGTACCTCGTGTCGATGCACAATCGGATTCACCCGATTTTCGCGGACAATTTCCTGGGATCGCTGGATAGCCTGCCGCCGTCGCACCCGATGAACGACCAAAAGCTGGTGACGCGGCTCGAGATCGTCCTGACGAAGGAGGGGCAGCTTCATCATATGGGTGTCGTGAAGACCAGCGGCATTACCGCCTTCGACATCGCGGCCCTGGACTCGGTGCAGCGCGCATCGCCCTTTGGGACGGCGCCCTCGGCCATCGTTTCGCCGGATGGTCGCGTGTACCTGCATTGGGAATTCCACCGCGACGACTACGCGTGTTCGACCATCAATGCGCGGCCGTTCATGCTTTCCACCCCCCCGTCCTCGCCGCCGGAGGACCCCACCCCGTCGCCGCTGCCGCGTCCGAGGCCCAACGAGGGGCCGCCGCAAGGCAACACCCCGGATACGCGTCAGGGCTTCTTTTTGCCCCCAACACGAATGGGTACATCGGGCTAG
- a CDS encoding trypsin-like serine protease — MRANAGRAMAVVCLLMAAGCERSVPEEETAAETAQAIQGGEIDVRDAFAVGIVDRQTSVLCSGTLIAPNLVLTARHCVASISSEVVRCATDTFGPARDASSFWITNDVRLQNSQAVIYRAKKVIVPDSPKLCGNDIALIQLETMLPEGSPMATPAIERPLTDPGYDRSVAAIGYGAISPAGKGAGTRRIRENIAIACIPGDAKIGCPKDDELRASEFITDDGTCQGDSGSGAFEQRGYASGNALTFGVLSRGGQDHDADKCIGAVYTRVDAFRDLIVNAALEAARDGQYEPPAWTNAPRIDWADAGLFSDGNSDLSGAGKANSGEAGDKGCTASAHLTAGEAMGWLAAMALLSAGRRRSSLRRR; from the coding sequence ATGCGGGCGAACGCGGGTCGGGCAATGGCGGTGGTGTGCCTCTTGATGGCCGCTGGCTGTGAGCGCAGCGTGCCCGAAGAGGAAACGGCTGCGGAAACCGCGCAGGCCATTCAGGGCGGCGAGATCGACGTGCGCGACGCCTTCGCCGTGGGCATCGTGGATCGGCAAACGTCGGTGCTGTGCTCCGGCACGCTCATCGCGCCGAATCTCGTGCTGACCGCTCGGCATTGCGTCGCGTCCATCAGCAGCGAGGTGGTGCGCTGCGCGACCGATACGTTCGGTCCGGCGCGCGATGCGAGCTCGTTCTGGATCACCAACGACGTGCGCTTGCAGAATTCGCAGGCGGTGATCTACCGGGCGAAAAAGGTGATCGTGCCCGACAGCCCAAAGCTTTGCGGAAACGATATTGCGCTCATCCAGCTGGAGACGATGCTGCCCGAGGGCTCGCCCATGGCCACGCCGGCCATCGAACGGCCGCTCACCGATCCGGGCTACGACCGCTCCGTTGCGGCCATTGGCTACGGGGCCATCTCGCCGGCCGGCAAAGGCGCGGGCACGCGCCGCATCCGCGAGAACATTGCCATCGCGTGCATCCCGGGCGACGCGAAGATCGGTTGCCCGAAGGACGATGAGCTACGGGCGAGCGAATTCATCACCGACGATGGAACCTGCCAGGGAGATTCGGGCTCGGGCGCCTTCGAGCAACGGGGCTACGCCTCCGGCAATGCGCTGACATTCGGTGTGCTTTCGCGCGGGGGCCAGGACCACGACGCCGACAAATGCATCGGCGCTGTCTACACGCGGGTGGATGCGTTTCGTGATCTCATCGTGAACGCGGCGCTGGAGGCTGCGCGCGATGGTCAGTACGAGCCGCCTGCGTGGACCAATGCACCGCGCATCGACTGGGCCGATGCGGGGCTTTTCTCGGACGGAAACAGCGATCTGTCCGGCGCAGGCAAGGCGAATTCGGGCGAAGCCGGCGATAAAGGCTGCACGGCCTCGGCGCACCTGACGGCGGGCGAGGCCATGGGATGGCTTGCTGCGATGGCGCTGCTCAGCGCGGGAAGGCGGAGGAGTTCCCTCCGTCGACGGTGA
- a CDS encoding bifunctional aldolase/short-chain dehydrogenase, whose protein sequence is MRSRYVDAEAAHFQQTLTSRGVAETVAARTYTARLLGQDASLVLHGGGNTSAKGVERDVFGEGVEVLYIKGSGSDLASIEPAGHPAVRLATLRKLRSLPALTDEQMVNELRLALLDAHAPNPSVETLLHAWLPARFVDHTHADAVLSIADQPDAERICSHVYGRGLVWVPYVMPGFELAKRCSDAFDAVVKKGETPTLIVLEKHGIFTFGETAKESYEAMIAAVTRAERYLTDSRRTTSFLPGQISPAGSLASSRHMLWGNSDRARLLPRIRGVLAKLAGEAGESGPLLSVRTTDTVLSFLERPDAEELVAIGCATPDHVIRTKPTAIFLSKPDYADLDEFRNRVEHAIVQYAHAYDNYFESMCRAKNVQRKKLDPWPRVILLPGVGICAVGRTLKEADIAADIYEHTVQVMTDAADIGTYEPVSRSDLFDMEYWSLEQAKLQLGKKAPAPLSGKIALVTGAASGIGQATAAKLLQLGAHVALLDRDGEALAHVHEGLAAKHGKRTALAITCDVTQSKSVIAATNSAVAFFGGLDIVVSNAGNAPEGRLDTARGEEVLRDSLEINLLAHNHVARAASEVMLAQGTGGVLLFNASKAAFNPGAGFGPYAVAKSALVGLMRQYAVDLGKYGIRSNAVNADRVRTQLFGGGLAESRAKNRGLTVDEYFRSNLLSREVEGEHVADAFVYLALAAVTTGCVITVDGGNSSAFPR, encoded by the coding sequence GTGAGATCACGGTACGTCGATGCAGAAGCGGCGCATTTTCAGCAGACTTTGACCTCGCGCGGGGTGGCAGAAACCGTCGCCGCTCGCACGTACACGGCGCGCCTGCTCGGCCAAGATGCGTCGCTCGTCCTGCACGGCGGTGGAAACACCTCCGCCAAAGGCGTCGAGCGCGACGTTTTCGGTGAGGGCGTCGAGGTCCTCTACATCAAGGGCTCGGGAAGCGACTTGGCCTCCATCGAGCCGGCCGGCCACCCCGCCGTGCGCCTCGCCACACTTCGCAAGCTTCGCAGCCTCCCCGCCCTCACCGACGAGCAAATGGTCAACGAGCTGCGGCTCGCCCTGCTCGATGCGCATGCGCCCAACCCCAGCGTGGAAACGCTCCTCCATGCCTGGCTTCCCGCGCGCTTCGTGGATCATACGCACGCCGATGCGGTGCTCTCCATCGCCGACCAGCCCGATGCCGAGCGCATTTGCTCGCACGTCTATGGCCGCGGCCTCGTATGGGTCCCCTACGTCATGCCCGGCTTCGAGCTCGCGAAGCGATGCAGCGACGCCTTCGACGCCGTCGTCAAAAAGGGCGAAACGCCGACGCTCATCGTCCTGGAGAAACACGGCATCTTCACCTTCGGCGAGACGGCGAAGGAAAGCTACGAAGCCATGATCGCCGCGGTGACCCGCGCCGAGCGGTACCTCACCGACTCGCGCCGCACCACGAGCTTTCTGCCCGGCCAAATCTCCCCTGCCGGCAGCCTGGCGTCCTCGCGCCACATGCTCTGGGGCAACTCCGACCGGGCGCGCCTCCTGCCACGCATCCGCGGCGTGCTCGCCAAGCTCGCCGGCGAGGCCGGTGAATCCGGGCCGCTCCTGTCCGTCCGCACCACCGACACGGTGCTCTCCTTCCTGGAGCGGCCCGATGCCGAGGAGCTCGTGGCCATTGGGTGCGCCACGCCCGACCACGTCATTCGCACCAAGCCGACGGCGATCTTCCTTTCCAAGCCCGACTATGCGGACCTCGACGAGTTCCGCAACCGCGTCGAGCACGCCATCGTGCAGTATGCACATGCTTACGACAATTACTTCGAGTCGATGTGCCGCGCGAAGAACGTGCAGCGCAAGAAGCTCGACCCCTGGCCTCGGGTCATTCTCCTGCCCGGCGTGGGCATTTGCGCCGTGGGGCGCACCCTGAAAGAGGCCGACATCGCGGCGGACATCTACGAGCACACCGTGCAAGTGATGACCGACGCCGCGGACATCGGGACGTACGAGCCGGTGAGCCGGTCCGACTTGTTCGACATGGAGTACTGGAGCCTCGAGCAGGCCAAGCTGCAGCTCGGCAAGAAAGCCCCGGCCCCGCTTTCCGGCAAGATTGCCCTGGTCACCGGCGCTGCCTCCGGCATCGGGCAGGCCACCGCGGCAAAACTCCTCCAACTCGGGGCGCACGTGGCCTTGCTCGATCGCGATGGCGAGGCGCTGGCGCACGTTCACGAAGGGCTCGCGGCCAAGCACGGGAAACGCACGGCGCTGGCCATCACCTGCGACGTCACCCAATCGAAGAGCGTCATCGCCGCCACCAACAGCGCCGTCGCCTTCTTCGGGGGCCTGGACATCGTCGTCTCCAACGCGGGCAATGCGCCGGAAGGCCGGCTCGATACCGCGCGCGGTGAGGAAGTCCTTCGCGATTCGCTCGAGATCAACCTGCTCGCGCACAATCACGTGGCGCGGGCGGCCTCGGAGGTGATGCTCGCGCAAGGCACCGGCGGCGTGCTCCTCTTCAATGCCAGCAAGGCGGCGTTCAACCCCGGGGCGGGCTTCGGGCCCTATGCCGTCGCCAAATCCGCGCTCGTCGGTTTGATGCGGCAATACGCCGTGGACCTCGGGAAGTACGGCATCCGCTCCAATGCGGTGAACGCCGATCGCGTGCGCACGCAGTTGTTCGGCGGCGGCCTGGCCGAGTCGCGGGCGAAAAACCGCGGGCTCACCGTGGACGAGTATTTCCGCTCGAACCTCCTCTCGCGCGAGGTCGAGGGCGAGCACGTGGCCGACGCTTTCGTCTATCTGGCGCTGGCAGCTGTCACCACCGGGTGCGTCATCACCGTCGACGGAGGGAACTCCTCCGCCTTCCCGCGCTGA
- a CDS encoding TetR family transcriptional regulator C-terminal domain-containing protein produces the protein MIEHAQEYRPLVRVLIGKRSGQVVQNRFRKLIVELVQEDLAGFAPAGPPRDAMVHYIAGAFLELLAWWLDTRTLLDASELEELFHRFTKPILHRWVPGTRNGTKIR, from the coding sequence ATGATTGAACACGCGCAGGAGTACCGGCCGTTGGTTCGCGTTCTCATCGGCAAGCGCAGCGGGCAGGTGGTGCAGAATCGTTTTCGCAAGCTGATCGTCGAGCTCGTCCAGGAAGATCTCGCCGGCTTCGCGCCCGCCGGTCCACCTCGGGACGCGATGGTGCACTACATTGCGGGAGCGTTCTTGGAATTGCTCGCGTGGTGGCTTGATACGCGAACCCTGCTGGATGCATCCGAGCTGGAGGAGCTCTTCCATCGATTTACGAAGCCAATTCTGCACCGATGGGTTCCGGGGACGAGAAATGGTACGAAGATACGGTAG
- a CDS encoding RNA polymerase sigma factor, with translation MNLPEPSSLERRELGTDEQVVARVLAGEEHLFEVIMRRNNTRLYRAARSILRSDDEAEDVMQDAYVRAYAHLGDFRGAAAFSTWLTRIAVHEALARLRQRKKNVSIDDELDVEDESMGAESRSPEQCTHDGELRGVLEEAIDALPVAFRTVFILRSIEDLSVADTAATLGIPEETVKTRLHRARRLLRESLVERLEATSRDAFAFERPRCDRVIRAVLERIRAH, from the coding sequence ATGAACCTCCCGGAGCCGTCCAGCTTGGAACGCCGCGAGCTTGGCACTGATGAGCAGGTCGTGGCACGCGTTCTCGCCGGGGAGGAGCACCTCTTCGAGGTGATCATGCGTCGCAACAACACCCGACTTTACCGCGCCGCCCGTTCGATTCTTCGCAGTGACGATGAAGCGGAGGACGTGATGCAGGACGCGTATGTTCGGGCGTACGCGCATCTTGGCGACTTCCGCGGGGCAGCGGCTTTCTCAACCTGGTTGACGCGCATCGCGGTGCACGAGGCACTCGCACGACTCCGGCAACGTAAGAAGAACGTATCCATCGATGATGAACTCGATGTCGAGGATGAAAGCATGGGCGCGGAAAGCCGAAGTCCTGAACAGTGCACGCATGACGGGGAGCTTCGCGGTGTGCTCGAAGAGGCAATCGATGCGCTTCCTGTTGCTTTCCGAACCGTCTTCATACTGCGTTCGATCGAAGACTTGAGCGTCGCAGATACCGCCGCCACCTTGGGAATTCCCGAGGAAACGGTGAAGACACGGCTTCACCGGGCGCGAAGGCTTCTTCGAGAGTCTCTGGTCGAACGCCTCGAAGCAACGTCCCGCGATGCATTTGCATTCGAGCGACCACGCTGCGACCGAGTGATCCGCGCGGTGCTCGAGCGAATTCGTGCGCACTGA
- a CDS encoding cytochrome c, with product MPRTLLSFICSVVLAFGCAGSNQGEAQSPPPTAADDGEVQAARGAKLYAARCALCHGASGEGSREGPPVVGKDALPRDPRPNQKYRKSQFNTALDVAQFVSKNMPPKNPGSLSESEYWDIVAFDLKANGVSVAGKHIDVSSAANIKLH from the coding sequence ATGCCTCGAACTCTTCTGTCATTCATCTGTTCTGTCGTACTCGCATTCGGATGCGCAGGTTCGAATCAAGGAGAAGCGCAGTCTCCGCCGCCAACCGCAGCGGATGACGGGGAGGTACAGGCGGCGCGCGGTGCGAAGCTGTACGCTGCACGCTGCGCACTCTGCCACGGAGCAAGCGGCGAAGGCTCCCGTGAAGGTCCTCCGGTCGTGGGGAAGGATGCACTTCCACGAGATCCACGGCCGAATCAAAAATATCGCAAAAGCCAATTCAATACAGCACTCGATGTCGCGCAGTTCGTCAGCAAGAATATGCCTCCGAAGAACCCAGGCTCGCTTAGCGAAAGCGAATACTGGGACATCGTGGCTTTCGATCTAAAGGCGAACGGCGTATCGGTCGCGGGTAAACATATCGACGTGTCGAGTGCCGCCAATATCAAGTTGCACTGA